The following coding sequences are from one Deltaproteobacteria bacterium window:
- a CDS encoding methyltransferase, with the protein MEKTFHPSEILQISGSYWQSCTLHAGVHLGVFSVIGDRPLTADEVSDRIKADPRATAMLLNALASMGFLVLDGDRYRNTASSRKRLVKDSPGYLGYMIMHHHHLVDAWARLSTSVVSGGPAERTSHGEDQERESFLMGMFNNAMSIAPGVASQIDLSGRRSLLDLGGGPGTYAIHFCSKNPNLEGTVYDLPSTRPFAEETIERFDLAHRIKFVGGDFTTDSIPGTYDVVWMSHILHGMGMDECRQVVRKAVSSLKANGLVFIHEFILDDTLDAPMFPAIFSLNMLLNTERGQSYSEAQLREMLEEAGAKEIVRVDFVGPNESGIVRGAK; encoded by the coding sequence ATGGAGAAAACATTCCACCCAAGCGAGATACTTCAAATATCCGGTAGTTATTGGCAATCATGCACCCTGCACGCCGGCGTGCACCTGGGCGTATTCAGCGTCATTGGCGACCGCCCGCTCACCGCTGATGAGGTCTCCGATCGCATCAAAGCCGATCCCAGAGCCACGGCCATGTTGCTCAACGCCCTGGCATCCATGGGGTTCCTTGTGCTGGACGGTGACCGATACCGCAACACGGCGTCGAGTCGTAAACGTCTGGTCAAAGATTCTCCCGGTTATTTAGGTTACATGATCATGCATCACCATCATCTGGTGGACGCATGGGCTCGGCTCTCCACCTCCGTTGTCTCCGGTGGACCGGCGGAGAGGACTTCCCATGGAGAGGACCAGGAACGGGAGAGCTTTCTCATGGGGATGTTCAATAACGCCATGAGCATCGCTCCCGGGGTCGCGTCCCAGATCGATCTTTCCGGTCGGCGCAGTTTGTTGGATCTGGGCGGGGGCCCCGGAACCTATGCCATTCATTTCTGCTCGAAGAATCCCAACCTCGAAGGTACGGTGTACGACCTGCCCTCGACCCGTCCTTTCGCGGAAGAGACCATTGAGCGATTCGACCTCGCCCATCGAATCAAATTTGTGGGGGGAGACTTTACCACCGACTCGATTCCGGGGACTTACGACGTGGTCTGGATGTCGCATATTTTGCACGGCATGGGAATGGACGAGTGCCGGCAGGTCGTCAGAAAGGCGGTATCCTCCCTAAAAGCCAACGGCCTCGTTTTCATCCATGAGTTTATCCTGGACGACACTTTGGATGCGCCCATGTTCCCGGCGATCTTCTCACTGAACATGTTGCTCAACACCGAGCGTGGCCAGTCCTACTCCGAGGCCCAGCTCAGAGAAATGCTGGAGGAGGCTGGAGCCAAAGAAATCGTTCGAGTGGACTTTGTCGGTCCCAACGAATCCGGTATCGTAAGGGGCGCCAAATAG
- a CDS encoding magnesium transporter, translated as MTSFSVARSVKVRLPWLFASWIGGVLAIKIIGGFEGQFKEHITVFAALAAFIPVIMGMGGNIGTQSLSITLRGLATGRIDPKRLWQVVSKEIRIGLLLGLAYGALLAVVGWFLNGDPTLGAVVGIAMCANMTVAAVVGTFLPMIAVKLGIDPAVASGPFVTTSIDVLGVTFYFLTATLIIMG; from the coding sequence GTGACCTCGTTCTCCGTGGCGCGAAGCGTGAAGGTTCGTTTGCCTTGGCTGTTCGCTTCATGGATTGGGGGCGTACTGGCCATAAAAATCATTGGAGGGTTTGAAGGACAGTTCAAGGAACACATCACCGTTTTTGCGGCGTTGGCGGCTTTTATTCCGGTCATCATGGGCATGGGCGGTAATATCGGAACTCAAAGCCTGTCCATAACTCTCCGAGGACTGGCCACCGGCAGAATCGACCCGAAGCGTCTGTGGCAGGTGGTTTCCAAGGAGATTCGAATCGGCCTGCTTCTGGGGCTGGCTTACGGCGCGCTTCTGGCCGTCGTGGGGTGGTTTCTGAACGGCGATCCCACGTTGGGCGCCGTGGTGGGTATCGCCATGTGCGCCAACATGACCGTGGCTGCTGTCGTGGGAACGTTTCTGCCGATGATCGCCGTTAAGCTCGGCATCGACCCGGCAGTGGCGTCCGGGCCCTTTGTGACCACGAGCATCGACGTATTGGGCGTCACGTTTTACTTTTTAACGGCCACTTTGATCATCATGGGCTGA
- the pckA gene encoding phosphoenolpyruvate carboxykinase (ATP), producing MFNLKNIRPELEALGFKNLANLYWNASTPLLYEEIVRRREGNISHLGPIVVRTGHHVGRSPEDRFIVKEASSEDKVWWSSMNKGIEEERFMGILHRLQAYFQNKDMFIQDCCAGAAPEYRIPIRVITETAWQSLFARNMFIQLKRLEEALEHQPEFTVISAPRFSAMPELDGTNSEAFILLHLGKKLVLIGGTAYAGEIKKSVFTMLNYVFPQESVLSMHCSANVGERNDAALFFGLSGTGKTSLSADPKRTLIGDDEHGWSDSGIFNFEGGCYAKVIRLSKEAEPEIYECTRRFGTILENVSLDHNSRRLDLEDDSLTENTRGAYPISHIPSATREGVARHPRNVIMLTCDAFGVMPPVAKLTMEQAVYHFLSGYTAKVAGTEIGIREPKVTFSACFGAPFNALPPTVYANLFMEKIKTHEVQCWLVNTGWIGNPAGQSERIKIAYSRAVVSNILDGSLNRSKFERDPLFWFMAPKQCEGVPAGLLNPRDSASDQSAYEERAMKLVADFKQNFRQFENDVPKGVLYAVP from the coding sequence ATGTTCAATTTAAAAAACATACGGCCCGAACTTGAAGCGCTGGGATTCAAGAATCTGGCGAATCTTTACTGGAACGCGTCTACACCTCTTCTTTATGAAGAGATTGTGCGGAGAAGAGAGGGAAACATCTCCCACTTGGGTCCCATCGTGGTACGCACCGGACACCACGTGGGACGCTCTCCTGAGGACAGGTTCATTGTCAAGGAAGCTTCCAGCGAGGACAAAGTCTGGTGGAGTTCCATGAACAAGGGAATCGAAGAGGAAAGGTTCATGGGGATTCTCCATCGGTTGCAGGCTTACTTTCAAAATAAGGACATGTTCATCCAGGACTGCTGCGCCGGAGCGGCTCCGGAATACCGGATTCCCATTCGCGTGATTACGGAGACGGCCTGGCAAAGCCTGTTCGCCCGAAACATGTTTATTCAGCTCAAAAGGCTCGAGGAGGCATTGGAACACCAGCCGGAATTCACGGTCATCAGCGCGCCCCGGTTCAGCGCGATGCCGGAATTGGACGGAACGAATTCCGAAGCGTTTATTTTGCTGCATCTGGGTAAGAAACTGGTTCTCATAGGCGGTACCGCCTATGCCGGCGAGATCAAGAAGTCGGTGTTCACCATGCTGAACTACGTGTTTCCCCAGGAATCGGTCTTGTCCATGCACTGTTCCGCCAATGTGGGGGAACGCAACGATGCCGCCCTGTTTTTCGGTCTTTCCGGTACGGGCAAGACCAGTCTTTCGGCGGATCCCAAGCGCACGTTGATCGGCGACGACGAACACGGCTGGAGCGACTCGGGGATATTCAACTTCGAGGGAGGCTGCTACGCCAAAGTGATTCGTCTGTCCAAAGAGGCCGAGCCGGAGATTTATGAATGTACTCGCCGCTTCGGAACGATTCTGGAAAACGTTTCTCTGGACCATAATTCGCGGCGGTTGGATCTCGAAGACGATTCCTTGACCGAGAATACCCGCGGCGCCTATCCGATTTCCCACATCCCGAGCGCCACTCGAGAAGGAGTCGCCAGGCATCCCCGAAATGTCATCATGCTCACGTGCGATGCTTTCGGGGTCATGCCTCCCGTGGCCAAGTTGACCATGGAACAGGCGGTGTACCACTTCTTGAGCGGGTACACGGCCAAGGTGGCGGGCACCGAGATTGGAATAAGGGAACCCAAAGTCACCTTTAGCGCTTGCTTTGGGGCGCCGTTCAATGCGTTGCCTCCCACCGTGTACGCCAATCTGTTCATGGAGAAAATCAAGACCCATGAAGTCCAATGCTGGCTGGTGAACACAGGGTGGATCGGTAACCCTGCCGGTCAGAGCGAGCGGATAAAGATCGCTTATTCCCGGGCCGTGGTGAGCAATATCCTCGACGGCAGCCTGAATCGAAGCAAATTCGAACGGGATCCCCTCTTCTGGTTCATGGCGCCCAAGCAATGCGAAGGAGTACCGGCGGGACTATTGAATCCAAGGGATTCCGCTTCCGATCAATCGGCCTACGAGGAGCGGGCCATGAAACTGGTGGCGGACTTCAAGCAGAATTTCAGGCAGTTTGAGAACGACGTGCCCAAAGGGGTACTGTATGCCGTACCGTGA
- a CDS encoding TIGR01777 family protein: MNILVLGGRGFVGSRLCEALVESGHETTVISRSAEAGDRLPGAVRYVSADTSVEGDWQEEIKHQDAVINLAGAAIFRRWTEKSKQLIYDSRIHTTRNLVDVMDGARNTVLVNASAAGYYGSHGDEELTERNSVGADFLAVLAQDWEKEASSARAKGIRVVISRFGVVLGKGGGALANMVPIFKMCLGGRLGSGEQWFSWVHMKDLVGALLFFLDHEDLEGPFNVTSPNPVRNREFTNTLAEVLHRQALLPVPGFMIRLVLGEFGSVLLKGQRAVPRKLLDHGFGFFYPRVREALEEATV, from the coding sequence GGAATCCGGACACGAGACAACCGTGATCAGCCGCTCGGCGGAAGCGGGAGACAGACTCCCCGGGGCGGTGAGGTACGTATCCGCCGACACTAGCGTAGAAGGCGACTGGCAGGAGGAGATCAAACATCAGGACGCCGTCATCAACCTTGCCGGAGCCGCCATATTCAGGCGTTGGACCGAGAAATCCAAGCAGTTGATATACGATAGTCGCATTCATACCACGCGCAACCTGGTTGACGTGATGGACGGGGCTAGGAACACGGTGCTGGTCAATGCCTCGGCCGCAGGTTACTATGGGTCTCACGGCGATGAGGAACTTACGGAAAGAAACTCTGTGGGAGCTGATTTTCTGGCCGTCCTTGCCCAGGACTGGGAAAAAGAAGCATCGAGCGCCCGTGCTAAGGGCATTCGGGTGGTGATCTCTCGTTTCGGCGTTGTATTGGGGAAGGGCGGGGGAGCGCTGGCGAATATGGTTCCCATTTTTAAAATGTGCTTGGGGGGGAGATTGGGCAGTGGTGAGCAGTGGTTTTCCTGGGTGCATATGAAGGACCTGGTCGGGGCTCTCCTCTTTTTCCTCGATCATGAAGATCTCGAAGGGCCCTTCAATGTCACTTCTCCCAATCCTGTTCGAAACCGTGAGTTCACAAACACTTTGGCGGAGGTTTTGCACCGTCAGGCCCTCCTTCCCGTGCCCGGATTCATGATTCGACTGGTTTTGGGAGAGTTCGGTTCGGTGTTGTTGAAAGGGCAGCGGGCCGTCCCCCGCAAGCTTCTGGACCATGGATTCGGTTTTTTCTATCCCAGGGTGCGGGAGGCACTGGAAGAGGCCACGGTCTAA